In Leptodactylus fuscus isolate aLepFus1 chromosome 2, aLepFus1.hap2, whole genome shotgun sequence, one genomic interval encodes:
- the FOXO1 gene encoding forkhead box protein O1 has protein sequence MAEAPQPPPPPVVEIDPDFEPLSRPRSCTWPLPRPEFNPSNSANSSPAPSLQPEPSAGNVDFMSLLEESEDYEQCRDFQCQDVLQLQQQHPHSQQQQHPQPGALHAPPSVPALSPASSPSPLGAQQPRKSSSSRRNAWGNLSYADLISQAIKSSPEKRLTLSQIYDWMVKSVPYFKDKGDSNSSAGWKNSIRHNLSLHSKFVRVQNEGTGKSSWWILNPEGGKNGKSPRRRAASMDNNSKFAKSRGRAAKKKASLQSGQDGSGDSPGSQFPKWPGSPSSHSNDDFEAWNTFRPRTSSNASSIMPEEDDLGDGDVHSLVYPPSSTKLASTLPSLSEIGNSENMENLLDNLNLLSPNTSLTVSTQSSPASMMPQQSSYLFTSPDTSMGSPDPEFRKYSYTQAGMNSISQMSMQSVPDGKMAYRPVGPYNVPAGLLKELLTTDSPPHNDLLASESGVPQGNSRVLSQNVLMASNSGMSAYGTQPPHSKMNTIAHTHQQHTQQTSMNGRALPHTGSTMSHTPGISRLSTLKTSLQVPMTQPLHMSGMGSYPTNSCNGYGRVGIVSIHQEMLPSDLDDMFVERLDCDMESIIRNDLMEDGEADFNFDSLLSNQSFPHSVTTTTHSWVSG, from the exons ATGGCTGAAGCCCCGCAGCCTCCTCCGCCCCCGGTGGTGGAGATAGACCCGGATTTCGAGCCTTTATCCCGGCCTCGGTCTTGCACTTGGCCGCTGCCCCGTCCCGAGTTTAACCCCAGTAATTCGGCCAACTCGTCCCCTGCCCCTTCCCTGCAGCCCGAGCCCTCCGCCGGTAATGTGGACTTCATGAGCCTGCTGGAGGAGAGCGAGGACTATGAGCAGTGCAGAGACTTCCAGTGCCAGGACGTCCTCCAGCTGCAGCAGCAGCACCCCCacagccagcagcagcagcaccccCAGCCCGGGGCACTGCATGCACCCCCCAGTGTGCCTGCCCTGTCCCCTGCATCCTCCCCGTCCCCCCTGGGAGCCCAACAGCCCCGCAAGAGCAGCTCCTCCCGCCGCAACGCCTGGGGCAACCTGTCCTACGCCGACCTGATCAGCCAGGCTATAAAGAGCTCCCCGGAGAAGAGGCTGACCCTGTCCCAAATCTACGACTGGATGGTCAAGAGTGTCCCCTACTTCAAGGACAAGGGGGACAGCAACAGCTCTGCCGGCTGGAAG AATTCAATTCGGCACAACCTATCCCTTCACAGCAAATTTGTGCGAGTACAGAACGAAGGGACTGGCAAGAGTTCATGGTGGATCCTAAACCCAGAAGGTGGAAAAAATGGTAAATCGCCAAGAAGAAGAGCTGCCTCTATGGATAACAACAGCAAGTTCGCAAAAAGCAGAGGAAGGGCCGCCAAGAAAAAAGCCTCTCTACAGTCAGGGCAAGACGGCAGCGGTGATAGTCCGGGGTCCCAATTCCCTAAGTGGCCGGGGAGCCCTAGCTCACACAGCAATGATGACTTTGAAGCGTGGAACACGTTTCGCCCAAGAACCAGTTCCAATGCGAGCTCAAtcatgccagaagaagatgatCTGGGAGATGGTGATGTCCACAGTCTTGTGTATCCTCCTTCTTCTACCAAATTGGCATCTACTTTGCCAAGTCTGTCAGAGATTGGAAACTCTGAGAATATGGAAAATCTCCTAGATAACCTAAATCTGTTATCTCCAAACACCTCACTGACTGTTTCGACACAGTCCTCACCCGCCTCAATGATGCCACAGCAATCTAGTTATTTATTTACTTCACCAGACACAAGTATGGGGTCACCTGATCCCGAATTCAGAAAATATTCCTATACTCAAGCTGGCATGAACTCCATATCACAGATGTCTATGCAAAGTGTTCCAGATGGTAAAATGGCATATCGGCCTGTGGGCCCATATAACGTTCCAGCTGGACTTCTAAAGGAACTGCTTACTACAGATTCCCCACCACATAATGATTTGTTGGCCTCAGAGTCTGGAGTTCCTCAAGGCAACAGTAGAGTTCTGAGTCAGAATGTATTGATGGCATCTAATTCTGGAATGTCTGCCTATGGCACCCAGCCACCCCACAGCAAAATGAACACCATTGCCCATACACATCAACAACATACTCAGCAGACCTCCATGAATGGTCGTGCCTTGCCCCACACTGGGAGTACCATGTCTCACACACCTGGCATTAGCCGCCTATCAACATTGAAAACTTCATTGCAAGTGCCTATGACTCAGCCCCTTCACATGTCCGGCATGGGGTCTTATCCTACGAATAGCTGTAATGGCTATGGCAGAGTTGGCATAGTTTCCATCCACCAGGAGATGCTGCCTAGTGACTTGGATGACATGTTCGTTGAGCGCTTGGACTGTGACATGGAGTCCATTATTCGGAATGACCTCATGGAGGATGGAGAAGCAGATTTTAACTTTGATAGTCTATTATCAAACCAAAGCTTTCCTCACAGTGTCACAACCACCACACACAGCTGGGTATCGGGATAG